AGCTCAAGAAGTCCGAGCAGCGGGTCCTGTTGCAGGGCTCGGGAACGCGTCAGATCCACGTCCGTTACCGCAACCGGTACGGCCGGGTGCGCTCGTACCACACCCACTATGAAGGCGTGCTGCCCTATCTCCAGCGCCGGCACAGCGAGGCCGAGTCGGACCACGGTCGCGAGATGATCGAAGGCTACATGCGGGAAGTGGCGTGCCACGAGTGTCACGGCTCCCGGCTCAAGCCGGAGTCGCTGGCGGTCACCGTGGGCGGCCATAACATCGACGAGCTCTGCAGCCTGTCGATCGCGCGGGCGGCCGAAGCCATCGGCGCCCTCGAGCTGTCCGAGCGCGAGCGCATGATCGGCGAGCGCGTCCTTCGTGAGATCCAGGCCCGGGTGCAGTTCCTGCTCGACGTCGGGCTCGACTACCTGAGCCTCAACCGGTCCGCCGGGACGCTGGCGGGAGGAGAAGCGCAGCGGATCCGCCTGGCCAGCCAGATCGGCAGCGGCCTGGTCGGGGTCCTGTACGTCCTCGATGAGCCCTCGATCGGGCTGCACCAGCGGGACAACCGCAAGCTCATCGACACCCTGCTGCGCCTGCGTGACCTCGGCAACACCGTGATCGTGGTCGAGCACGACGAGGAGACCATCCGGATCGCCGACCACGTCGTCGACATCGGTCCCGGCGCCGGCGAGCACGGGGGTGAGATCGTCTGCTCCGGGCCGCTGTCCGAGCTGGAGAAATGCGGGCGATCGCTGACGGGCCGCTACCTCAACGGCGAGCTGTCGATACCCGTGCCCCAGATGCGGCGCGAGCCGGGCGAAGAGTGGCTGGTCATCAGGGAGGCCCGGGAGCACAACCTGAAGGACATCGACGTCGAGCTTCCCCTGGGCTGCTTCATCACGGTCACCGGGGTCTCAGGCTCCGGGAAGTCGACCCTCGTGGACGACATCCTCTACCGGGGCCTCATGAAGCGCATCTACTCCTCCAAGGTCGTGCCTGGCCGGCACCGCACCATCGAGGGCGCCGAGTCCATCGACAAGGTCATCGACGTGGACCAATCGCCGATCGGGCGCACGCCCCGGTCGAACCCGGCCACCTACACCGGGGTGTTCGACGCCATCCGCAAGCTCTTCAGCCAGACTCAGGAGGCGAGGGTCAGGGGGTACCAGCCCGGGCGGTTCTCGTTCAACGTGGCCGGAGGACGATGCGAGGCGTGCGCCGGGGACGGGACGATCAAGATCGAGATGCACTTTCTCCCTGACGTGTACGTGCCCTGCGAGGTCTGCAAGGGGGCCCGGTACAACCGCGACACCCTCGACGTCACCTTCAAGGGGAAGAACATCGCCGACGTGCTCGATCTGTCGTGCGAGGAGGCGCTCGAGTTCTTCGCCAACCAGCCCGTGATCGCCCGTCACATGCGGACACTCGTCGATGTCGGCCTGGGCTACGTCAGGCTGGGCCAGCCGGCCCCGACGCTCTCCGGCGGCGAGGCGCAGCGGGTGAAGCTGTCGACCGAGCTGTCGAAGCGGTCGACGGGCCACACCATGTACATCCTCGACGAGCCGACGACGGGGCTGCACTTCGACGACGTGCGCAAGCTCCTCGGCGTCCTGAGCCGGCTGGTGGACCAGGGGAACACCGTGATCGTCATCGAGCACAACCTGGACGTCATCAAGACGGCCGACTGGATCGTCGACCTGGGCCCAGGGGGCGGCGAGGGCGGCGGCACCGTCGTCGCCGAGGGCCCCCCCGAGAAGGTCGCCAAGACCCCCGAGAGCTACACCGGTCAGTTCCTGACCAGGGTCCTGGACCACTAGCGCCCGGCCACGAGTGCGTCCAGGCTATTGGTCGCGTTCCACCTTTGGTCGAAAAGGGGGCTCGATGCGATTGGCAGATGTGGCCGCAGCCGCCCTGGTGACGGGGACAGTGGCCGCCGCCTGCGGAGGCGGCGGCGGCAGCACCGGCCGGCTCGACAACCCCACGACGTTGGCCTCGGCCATACGGGACTCGGCCCAGCACAAGCTGGACAGCGGCACCAGCGGCCTGCCGGCAGGTACCAAGGTGACTCAGGTGACCTGCGTCAACACCCGGCGTTCCGACTACACCTGTGACGTCCGCTTCAGCAGCGGCGGCCCGACCACGAACTCCAACTTCTTCATCAGCGATAGATCCGTGACCGCCACCGTGGCCCCGGGCGGCCGGAGCTACGTGATCACCTCCGGCGACCTGTAGCCCTGCGGCCGGGGACAGCGGTCGTGAGTGGGCGAAGTGGCCGGCCGATCGGCGACCGATTTCGACGTAAGGTGAAACACGCCCAAGTGCGGGAGACGGCACCGAGGCTGGCGAGCCACGGAGCTAGACGATCTCGAGCATCCGCTCCAGCGCCACTCGGGCCCAGCGGGCCGTCTCCTCGTCGACGGTGATGCGATTGCGCACATCGCCGTCCACGAGTCCCTCGAGCACCCAGGCCAGGTGGGCGTCATCGATGCGGAACATCGTCGAGCACGGGCAGATCAACGGGTCCAGCGAGACAACCGACAGATCAGGATGCTCGTGGGCCAGGCGCTGGACGAGGTGGATCTCGGTGGCAACCGCGACCGCGGTGCCCGCCGGTACCTCGCCCACGGCCCGGATGATGAAGTCGGTCGAACCCACCTGGTCCGCCAGCTCCACCACCTCGCGCGCGCACTCGGGATGGGCAATCACCACGCCTTCGGGATGCTCGGCCCGGAAGGCCTCCACATGTTCGGGTCGGAAGCGCTGATGGACCGAGCAGTGGCCCTTCCACAGGAGGAACGTGGCCTCCTTCACGTCCGGGCCCTCCAGACCTCCTAGCGGGCGCCGGGGGTTCCACACGCGCATGTCGTCCTCGGTGAAGCCGAGCTGGTGACCCGTGTTGCGCCCCAGGTGCTGGTCGGGGAAGAAGAGAACCTTGTCGCCCCTGGGCTCGGAGCCGTCGATGCCGAGGGCCCAGGTGAGCACCGCCCGGGCGTTCGAGGACGTGCACACCGCCCCGCCCTGACGACCGACGAACGCCTTGAGGGCCGCCGATGAGTTCATGTAGGTGATCGGGACGATCCGCTCCACGTCGGTGACGGTGGCCAGCTCCTCCCAGGCCTCCTCGACTGACTCGACGTCGGCCATGTCGGCCATCGAGCACCCGGCGTTGAGATCGGGGAGCAACACGGCCTGGTGGGCGCTGGTCAGGATGTCCGCCGACTCGGCCATGAAATGGACGCCGCAGAAGACGACGAAGTCGGCGTCATGACGGTCGGCGGCCGTGCGGGAGAGGCCGAACGAGTCACCCCGGGCATCGGCCCACCGCATCACCTCGTCCCGCTGGTAGTGGTGGCCGAGGACGAGCAATCTCGGCCCGAGGGCGGCCTTGGCCGCCCCGATCCGCCCGGCCAGCTCTTCTGGCGACGCGCCCGTATAGCGCTCGGGGAGCGGTGTCTGGAGTCGCAGCATCTTGGGAAACCCCTCTCTGGGGAGCGCTCCGATCTCGGCCGGCGGGGACAGCCTGGTCGCCCATCCGCGGGGTTGTCGGCCTCGGAGCGTGTATGTCGCCGGAGTACCAGGCCGGCGTACACCAGAGTGTAGGCGGACGACCGGTGATATGGAGTCTCGTGCCGCCGCCGGGTCAGCGGCCGGCCAGCGCCGAGCGCATGGCCTCGACCGCCCTGACGAGGCGCTCGGCCTCGGCAACCACGAGGGACTCGTCCCGCAGCTCCTCCACGACAGACGAGCGGGCCGTCGCACTGGGCCCGCCTCCCGGCCCGGCCTCACCACTGGGCCCGCCTCCCGGCCCGGCCTCGCCGACTGACCGCTCCCTCGCTCGAGCCAACCGCGCCGTCCCTAGGCGCTCCTGGAGGGCGCTCAGGGATTCATGGAGGCGCGGAAGCGGGGCGGGTGGGCGACCGAGTCGGAGGGCGCCCCCGAGATCGCCGAGGGCGGCGTCGAGGTGCCGGCAGAGCTCGGGCAGGCTCGGAACCGGGTGGCGCCCGGTGAAGGTGCCGAGGTGGGCCTCGAGGGCGGTCACCGCGCTGTAGACGCGGCGGTTGGCGCCCACCAGGGTCCAGAACTGCTTCACGAGCGCACCACCCCGGGGCTGCTCGCCCAGAAGACCCTGGAGATCGGCCTCGGCGTTGTCGGCCGCCAGGGCGGCTATTCGGTGTGGCTCCTCCAGACCATCGGTCGTGGGTCCCGGCCAGATGTACCGCCGCATGACGGCGCAGAAATAGGCCCGGTTCGCCATCACCGCCGCGCCCAGCTCCCGGTGGGCCGTCCCTCGAGAGGAGTCCGGCCAGAGCAGGTAGCTACCGGCGAGGGCGAGAGCGCCGCCGATGAGGGTGTCGGCAACCCGCCAGCCGGCGAGGGTCCACTGCCCGGGATGCCCGACCTCGGTCAGAAGGATGACGAGGGGAGTGAAGAAGATCACCCAGAGCCCGTAGTTGTGAGGCTGGAACGAGAAGGCGACGACGGCCACCGGGATCGTCAGCAGCGCCAGCGCCCAGTCACTGGTCACCGTGGCGGTGATAGCGACAGCCAGCAGGGCGCCGAGGATCGTGCCGCCGACGCGGAGGAGGGCCCGCTGGAGCGTGACGCCGGCGTGGGGCTTCAGGATCACGGCGATGGTGAGGGGGACCCAGTACCCCTTGGGCAGGCTCAGGCTGCGGAAGATGATCACGCCGACCGTCGTCGCCGTGGCGTACCGCAGGGCGTGGCGAAGGGCGACCGAGTCGAGGGTGAGGTTGCTCGTCAGGGCGACCCACCGGCCGAGATGGGCCGGGCGGCGCCCTCCTTCGCGGCGCGTCGGTCCGGTCGAGGCGATCAGCCGCTGGACGTCATCTCCCACGGAACGCCCGCGCAGGTCCATGGCCAACGACGCGGCGTCAGCGACCCCATCCCGCAGGCGCTGAAAAGAGTTGCTCACGGGACGCAGCGCTGCCAGCTCGCTGCTGTCGCCGGCGCCCCGCAGCACGCGAGCCGTGAGCGCGTTCACCGCCTCGTCCAGGTCCCCGACGGCAGTCTCCGCCCCCGTCACGTCGGGCCGGCTGCCGGCCCGCACGGCATTGCCCACCGAGCGGAGGGTCTGGCTCATCCTCTCGCCCGCCGCCTGCACCTGGGTCGCCGTGGCCCCCGGTCGGTTGTCGGCCAGCTCCTCGGCCAGGCCGTCGGCGACGTCGAGCACCACCCCCGCTGCCTCGTTGAGGGCGGCGAGCACTCGGCCGGCGAGGCTCTCGCCGTCCCGCCCGAAGCGCGTCGCGCCAACCATCGCATCAGCATCTTTCAGCGCCTCCCGGGCGTGGCGCGAGGCCCGGCCCACCGCTCCAGCGCGCCGCACCGGCGAGCACGCC
The sequence above is drawn from the Acidimicrobiales bacterium genome and encodes:
- the uvrA gene encoding excinuclease ABC subunit UvrA — translated: MSDVLVIRGAREHNLRDVSLELPRDRLIVFTGLSGSGKSSLAFDTIYAEGQRRYVESLSAYARQFLGQMDKPDVDFIEGLSPAISIDQKSASRNPRSTVGTITEIYDYLRLLYARVGQPHCPVCGRPVTRQTPQQIVDRIMDLPDGTRFQVLAPVVRGRKGEYEGLLDELAKQGFSRVRVDGEVQDLGEQRDVGRLARYEQHTIEVVVDRLVRRDGIVRRLTDSLETALRLADGVAEVQLVPRSGPNGTNGDGGADAGGGDKGRSAKGRPRGNGTRASAASKGRGKQRTVPVEANGAEGAGDEILTFSQHLACSYDGLSFDELAPRSFSFNSPYGACPHCAGLGTRYEVDPELVVPNPALSLAEGAIAPWSGNRTEYFHRVVAAVADAYGFSMKTPWAKLKKSEQRVLLQGSGTRQIHVRYRNRYGRVRSYHTHYEGVLPYLQRRHSEAESDHGREMIEGYMREVACHECHGSRLKPESLAVTVGGHNIDELCSLSIARAAEAIGALELSERERMIGERVLREIQARVQFLLDVGLDYLSLNRSAGTLAGGEAQRIRLASQIGSGLVGVLYVLDEPSIGLHQRDNRKLIDTLLRLRDLGNTVIVVEHDEETIRIADHVVDIGPGAGEHGGEIVCSGPLSELEKCGRSLTGRYLNGELSIPVPQMRREPGEEWLVIREAREHNLKDIDVELPLGCFITVTGVSGSGKSTLVDDILYRGLMKRIYSSKVVPGRHRTIEGAESIDKVIDVDQSPIGRTPRSNPATYTGVFDAIRKLFSQTQEARVRGYQPGRFSFNVAGGRCEACAGDGTIKIEMHFLPDVYVPCEVCKGARYNRDTLDVTFKGKNIADVLDLSCEEALEFFANQPVIARHMRTLVDVGLGYVRLGQPAPTLSGGEAQRVKLSTELSKRSTGHTMYILDEPTTGLHFDDVRKLLGVLSRLVDQGNTVIVIEHNLDVIKTADWIVDLGPGGGEGGGTVVAEGPPEKVAKTPESYTGQFLTRVLDH
- the nadA gene encoding quinolinate synthase NadA encodes the protein MLRLQTPLPERYTGASPEELAGRIGAAKAALGPRLLVLGHHYQRDEVMRWADARGDSFGLSRTAADRHDADFVVFCGVHFMAESADILTSAHQAVLLPDLNAGCSMADMADVESVEEAWEELATVTDVERIVPITYMNSSAALKAFVGRQGGAVCTSSNARAVLTWALGIDGSEPRGDKVLFFPDQHLGRNTGHQLGFTEDDMRVWNPRRPLGGLEGPDVKEATFLLWKGHCSVHQRFRPEHVEAFRAEHPEGVVIAHPECAREVVELADQVGSTDFIIRAVGEVPAGTAVAVATEIHLVQRLAHEHPDLSVVSLDPLICPCSTMFRIDDAHLAWVLEGLVDGDVRNRITVDEETARWARVALERMLEIV
- a CDS encoding FUSC family protein; this translates as MATRQPRGLLWGALFRVEPSRPAVGAGLRVAAAIAVPLVIGLGINRVTVGAAAALGGLNVGMADSGGPERTRVAAMSIAAVADAAAFALGIAAARSLGTAVPLMLAIAFAGGIVTLYGRVAGNVGFVVTVVFILGLGFPPGALSGVEALWVSLVGGVWAMVLAVALWPLRPYAGAQNAVAGCYVAVGRLVTEACSPVRRAGAVGRASRHAREALKDADAMVGATRFGRDGESLAGRVLAALNEAAGVVLDVADGLAEELADNRPGATATQVQAAGERMSQTLRSVGNAVRAGSRPDVTGAETAVGDLDEAVNALTARVLRGAGDSSELAALRPVSNSFQRLRDGVADAASLAMDLRGRSVGDDVQRLIASTGPTRREGGRRPAHLGRWVALTSNLTLDSVALRHALRYATATTVGVIIFRSLSLPKGYWVPLTIAVILKPHAGVTLQRALLRVGGTILGALLAVAITATVTSDWALALLTIPVAVVAFSFQPHNYGLWVIFFTPLVILLTEVGHPGQWTLAGWRVADTLIGGALALAGSYLLWPDSSRGTAHRELGAAVMANRAYFCAVMRRYIWPGPTTDGLEEPHRIAALAADNAEADLQGLLGEQPRGGALVKQFWTLVGANRRVYSAVTALEAHLGTFTGRHPVPSLPELCRHLDAALGDLGGALRLGRPPAPLPRLHESLSALQERLGTARLARARERSVGEAGPGGGPSGEAGPGGGPSATARSSVVEELRDESLVVAEAERLVRAVEAMRSALAGR